In Hydrotalea sp., a single genomic region encodes these proteins:
- a CDS encoding phosphoglycerate kinase encodes MLQLAKNYHGKNLLVRADLNLPIKNGVITDDTRLVRFLPSIKNWQAGGAAKIIVLSHLGRPKGKNESDSLKPIAAKMAALLAQEVMFLPDCIGDDIIAMIKKSSAKIFLAENLRFHAGEEGNDEGFATSLAGLGDVYINDAFSVSHRKHASVYSITKFLPSFAGPSLLAEVSALEKVLVTPQKPVMAIVGGAKISSKIAILEFLLPRLDHLVIGGAMANTFLRARGLAVGKSLVEDDQIPVAQKIMAMAADKNCKIHLPLDVVVADKLATGARVATKELLIANAIADDEMILDVGDKTIADITATLKQVKTLLWNGPLGAFETAPFDRGTVLVARAAAALTREKKLLSVAGGGDTASAMNHAGVADDLTYLSTAGGAFLEWLEGKELPGVAALQGQ; translated from the coding sequence ATGTTACAGCTTGCAAAAAATTACCACGGAAAAAACCTGCTGGTGCGGGCCGACCTTAACCTGCCGATAAAAAATGGCGTTATAACCGACGACACGCGGTTGGTGCGATTCTTGCCCTCCATCAAAAATTGGCAAGCCGGTGGCGCGGCCAAAATAATCGTGCTGTCGCATCTTGGCCGGCCAAAGGGTAAAAACGAAAGCGATAGCCTGAAACCCATCGCCGCCAAAATGGCGGCATTATTGGCGCAGGAGGTTATGTTCCTGCCCGATTGCATCGGCGATGATATTATCGCGATGATAAAAAAATCATCGGCAAAAATTTTCCTTGCCGAAAATTTGCGTTTTCATGCGGGCGAGGAAGGCAATGACGAAGGATTCGCAACGTCGCTGGCTGGGTTGGGCGATGTTTATATCAACGATGCCTTTTCCGTCAGCCACCGCAAACATGCGTCTGTTTATAGCATTACAAAATTTTTGCCGTCCTTCGCCGGCCCGTCGCTGTTGGCCGAGGTTTCAGCATTGGAAAAGGTTTTGGTGACGCCGCAAAAACCAGTGATGGCGATTGTCGGCGGGGCAAAAATTTCCAGCAAGATTGCCATATTGGAATTTTTATTACCACGGCTGGACCATTTGGTTATCGGCGGGGCAATGGCCAATACATTTTTACGGGCGCGGGGTTTGGCGGTCGGCAAATCGCTGGTCGAGGATGACCAAATACCCGTGGCACAAAAAATCATGGCCATGGCCGCCGACAAAAATTGTAAAATCCATTTACCGCTGGACGTGGTGGTGGCCGACAAATTGGCGACCGGCGCAAGGGTGGCGACAAAAGAACTCCTAATCGCCAACGCAATCGCCGATGACGAAATGATTTTGGACGTGGGGGATAAAACCATCGCCGACATTACCGCGACGTTAAAACAGGTGAAAACATTATTATGGAACGGGCCGTTGGGCGCGTTTGAAACCGCGCCGTTCGACCGTGGCACGGTGTTGGTGGCGCGGGCGGCGGCGGCATTGACCCGCGAAAAAAAATTGCTGTCGGTGGCGGGCGGCGGCGACACCGCGTCGGCCATGAACCACGCCGGCGTGGCCGACGATTTGACCTATCTATCGACCGCCGGTGGCGCGTTTTTGGAATGGTTG